The Lacerta agilis isolate rLacAgi1 chromosome 14, rLacAgi1.pri, whole genome shotgun sequence sequence ctcctttcctgtttggtctatttctctgaaatagattgtatccctctattactacattccaatcatgagactcatcccaccaggtttcagtgatgcctattatgtcatatttagttttctgtaccaagagctcaagttcatcttgtttatttcccatgctctgtgcattagtatacagacattgaagaccattgatcatttccccatggctcttatttaaggatattttcctcccaccactaggtctgcgtgctgtttgctccatttggtccttgacatttggatgatcatcttcagtacttgatagactcctaccgtcaggaccactgtctccctcccccacataagtcagtttaaagccctcctgatgaggatttgagtttcatggcaaaaacattccttccaacccttgtgaggtgcagcccatcacttgccagaagtccatcttcaagaaactgcagaccgtgatctaagaatccaaaccatTCCAGtttgcaccatttgcgaagccagttgttcacttcccctatttccccccctctccctgggccatgtcattcaactgggaggacagatgagatgacaatttgtgcatttaattgcttcaacttcctgcccagagcctcataatcacttttgatcttctggaggctatggcttgcagtgtcattggttcccacatggaccaaaaggaaggggtatttgtcggtgggttttatgattccttgcagctgtCCTGTTACATCTTTGATCTTGGCCCcagggagacagcacacctctcgagacatcttgtcaggcccacagatcactgcttctgtacccctcagtagggaatcccctatcaccactacacgcctcttcataggcttggttgggattcttccatgtgctgtctcTTCCAAGGTTACCTGCATATTCCCAGAGGACTGACTTTGCTGCTCATCTTCATATTCCtgatcaactgtgatgagggagagatcttcaaatggagtctgttcCTTGTGATTCTCTGCTAACAAACCACTCTCCTAGTGGAGAGTATCTCACCCAACACTCCAATGGTTCCTGAACCTATTTCCCATGGCAAAGGATATCTGGGGATGGGATGATCAAgaccaagaaaagaaaacaagaaataatAAGTGTGGATCAGCAACAAAATATTGTAGGGGTTAAATTCTGAAGCAGTATAAACAGCATCAAGTGTGAGTGTCCCAATAAAATCAAGAGCAAACATAACCATCAATACACAAGGTTCAAATGAAGCTTTGAGagtgcttttaaaatataatatacatattGTAAACCTGAGGGAAAGGACTTTCTTACTGCTGATCTTTGCTAGCTACTCTGGGAGCCTTGTTGATTAAAAATCAAGCTTAAAATGCTTCTattataaaacaaacacacacgtgAAGATTCCACTAGAACTACTGCTCCATTTattcaaaaagagaaaaaagagataTTTAATGCTTCATTTTGTTAATGCTTATTATCTGTTCCCTATTATTCAGCTCAGGCCTCAACAAAATAATAtaacatttgggggaaaagatgcaacctAATAGGCCAGCACTGGAGgctaagatagagaagatctccacagctactGTGTATTTCCCCTTAGTACTCAGGTAGGatggaacaaaggacaaccaaacactgcaaaataccaacatgctgaaagtaataaatttggcttcattgaaaatGTCTGGTAATTTCCTGGCAAGGAAAGCCACTGTGAAACTAATTATTGCTAGAAGGCCCATGTAACtaaggacacagtaaaacataacCACAGTCCCCACATTACATTCTAGTATAATTTCCTCAGGCATTGAGTGCTTGTCaacatctgggaatgggggagagattGCCAACCAAAGAGTACAGATGCCTGCTTGAATAAAAGagcaggaaatgacaatggagttggccagcCATCTCCCCACCCACATTCTCATTCTGGATCCTGGTTTTGTGGCTGTGAAAGCCAGAATCACAGTGACAGTTTTTGCCAGTACACAGGAAACAGCCACTGAAAAGATGGTGCCAAAAGCAGCTTGTTGCAGGAGACATGTCATCTTTCTAGGTTGGCCAATGAACAGCAAAGCACAAAGAAAGCATAGCAAGAGGGTGACAAGGAGAGTATAGGTGATATtctggttgttggctttgacaatgggagtctTGTGGTTCTTCAGAAACGTTCCCAGTACCAGAGTTGTGATGAAAGCAAAAGAAAGAGCAAATATAGCTAAACTGATGCCTAAAGGTTCTTCATACGACAAGAAGCTGATGCCCTTGGGAATACATATATCTCGTTCCTTGCTTGGATAGTTTTCATCTGAGCATTTAGTACAGTCATTCATATCTGGGAAAAGAAAAGTATTAACCTTAGCTCACATATATACTATCAGTCCCAGAAATATTTTCCCTCAcacttggaaaaataataatattgtatctATTCCAATTGGAAAATACTATTAATTGTCATGGGGACTTGTTTAATTGCTTTGGAACTATGTGGTGCTATAATATGATAGTGGGCTATAATGGCAAGGGTGTGGTAAGCTAGATGGCGTATGCAAAAAGCATCCCATGACTGTGATGAATAACAATTGACCATATTCTCAGTTTtgtgagaaagagggagagagaaacctgACCTTAGATTTCAAAataaggaagcagcagcagaagatagATGGTATTATCACGAAAGAACAAGTAGAAAAAGCTGAATAGTGTGCACTTGATTCTATAGCAATGTATACATCAATGCTTTGTAACCAATCGGCATGTAAGATGATATAAACTCCTGATGGCTTGATCTAAGCATGGTGCATAAAAATAATTCTTGGGCACCCATTAGGTATTCAGGCTTTGGAATGCATTCCCCAGTACCATATTACTGCAGTCTGAATACAAtagcccaccccaccctgctgtgATTATTGGCTCTGGTCATCACAGCATTACACTCTTATCTATAACAGCCACTTTGAAAATAACTTGTTAGCCATGGCTAGATTTAGATCCCCATCGTGTATGAGGAAACTAAGTGCAATTGACTGTGCAATCATCTCTGTCTCTTACCTTCCTGGTTTGAAATCTTGCCCTCTGGACATAGGATGCAGTCATAACAGCAAAATGGCTTTCCTTCTTTCACTTTCTTGCTCGATCCAGGTTGGCAACTTTCAGTACAGGCCGAAAGAGGACAGGCCTAATTCGTAAATGAAAGAGCAgaataataaacataaaataaGGTGTTTGGAATCTCTCAAGTGCTGGATCCAGCTTTGTGTTTCTAAAGTGACACAGCATTTCAGTAGGGTATGAATTGGCCCCCTTGAGGGCACTGGACACTGTAGAAGAAATTGCCAAAACTAGCCTCAACAGCCACtgtctgaggaggaggaagtcatTTGGGGACATTTGATGAATTCAGTCTCTGTAAATTCTAATACAAAACGTTCTGATCCATACCATCAGAATGTGAAGTTAACAATCCAACACACTGTGGTTCTTTGATCAAAATATGTAATTAAGTATGTATTCTGAgagaaaatatgcatattaaGTAAATGTGTTCATTgagccagttttttttaattcaaagaaCTGAACTGAGCTATTCATAAAAATGTGCATCAATCACAGTGGGAAGTTAGCTTAGATGTGCAGACGGTATACAAAagtaatatgtaaataaataaggaaaatgGCAGTAAATACCAGTGTGTGCCATGACTCCTGCACCAGTCTCTTCAGCTCATCCAtgtccttcccttcctccactaTCTACACCTTCACTAAGAGCCCTCCCCTTTTCTGTTTTTCAGCTCCTCTATCAACTCTAGTTGTCTCCTCTGTACTTCCTGCTGTCAACTCTCAGTTTCTACCTCTTGTCTCATTTCATCCCCTATTGCCTTCTTGTTGTGATATATCAGGACAccgaggaaggggaagaggatcCCGGAAAGGAGTATTAGCCACAACTAGTACAAATTGAAGATTCAGCAGGAGAGGTTGGAGActtaggaagtactcacaggacAGTAGGGGATGTTCAAGGGGCAGCAAGTCCATGGCAGCAAGGGGGAAAGAACAGATCACCATAACCAGAACACACCTCTATGAACACAGCAGGCTCTGAAGCATCAGGAGCAGTGGGAAACACACTCTAGAAGACTGAGACAGGCAAGGCaacacagcccagctcactaATTGACCAGGTACACATCATGAGCCTTGTTAGTTCTGGGAGGAAGTTTGTGGTCACTCAGACGGATGAGGCTCAGAGCAGGTGAGGATCACATGCCTCATCAGGTGGAGACATACAATTGCTCAGCTGGAGCAAACCCAGATCAACAATCAAGATTGGAAGGAATGAAAGTGAAGCAAGGAAGTAGCACTATGTTGATGGAACATAGCTTGGCTGTCTATAGACTTTGATCTCAGGACTGACTCCAGGTTTTCTGACCCTGAGTCTCCTGCAGAGGCAAGAACCTGGCCTTACTGTTATTGACTCTGGACTTTGCTTGTTGTATTGGACCTGAACCAGTATTTGACCTTTTGGAGTGTCTAGCATTGCCTTTGGGACTGTTTGCACCAGTGGGGCTTACCTCCAGGAATGTGGGTGTTTAGGACATTCCTCCACCCACTCACTCATATCCTTTGTCTCACCCTTTCAGTCACATTTTAtccaatattcattttttttatccTTTCTTGGTCCACACTAAGTCCTCATTTCAAAATAAAGCAAGTATTTCACAAGTGTTCATTGTTGTCAAATGTAATCAGTTTTAAACTTCAGGATAGAACATCAGTGTTCCTTTATTATTGGACCTTTTGCTAAATGCCTGTCACTTGGATTTTACCTGGTTAAACCAGCGGTGCCAAGTTATTGCATCTTTATCAATGGTGAATGCTTGATCTGCAGGAACTACAGGAACTATCCTTCCGATTCTCACTCTATGAAAGGATTGATTGGAGAATATAATCCAATTGATAATATCCAAGCTAGATGCTACCTCCCCATTCTTGTTGAAGGATACCACATCTCCTGCAGTGTTGTTAAATGAGATActtctcagaaagtggtggagctAAATTGAAATCCAGAAAGACAGGTGTTTAGAAAAGGTTGCAGTCTAATACAGGGCTGAGCAATCAATTTTCTCTGTGCCCAGAACCTACAGTGAGTGGAGTCAGGGTCAAGCATGTATAAAGCCAACCAGTTTTCTCTCACATAAATATTTTTCTCTCATTCTTTCTgtcaggcctctctctctctgctccatcCCTCAGACAGAACAGTGGTGTGTGACCCCTCTGTTCTGAGGAAAAATTAGCAGGCTGTCAATGCTGTTTcacagccaaaggaatgcacatgaCTGATAATTATTTATTGTCAAATATCTCGCAGTcgcttctacagctctggatGCCTATGCCCAACAATATAGCAGCTACATAGCTGCTCCCAGGTTTgcactctatggagcagttgccacAACAACTGGAATAGCAAGAAGGCTGCTCATCTCTATGGACTGCTTCATGACTGTTAGTGAAATGGCATCTCAATGGGCCACAAAATATCTCCTATGCAAATGTTTTATCATGTACAGGGGGGTTTCTGCTCAAACTGGGAGACAGCCATCATTTCCCTTTCATCTGGGAAACAAAGACACATCCATCATCTGTCCACAAAATTATAGATTCAGATCCTCCTCATATTCCATATGCCCAAATTTTTGAACCCTGACAGGAAAGAGCAAGCAGGCAGTATTTGGAAACCCATACATTGTAAGAAAGTAACAGTGCTCTTCCAAGCTGAGGAGGTGCAACACGTTACCTGCCAAAACCGTTGATTCTGATTCTTCACTCTCTCTCCATATGCCATtcctctgtgtctgtgtctggatGTGGACAtagcatgcaaagcatgggccaTGGCATAGACAGCACTGTAGATAGTGTAACTATGGCCTGTCATACTCATTTCAAAAAATGATCCTGGAAGGTTCTCCAGCCTCTCTTCTCCTGTGCAAATGTTCCCCTCCACTTGGTCTGCAGTGATATTTGGGAATACACAATCAAAAGCATGTTGCCAGAAGTCCCTGATAAAGCCATCCCCATCTGTGTTGGAAGGGTTTCTGTGCTCAACATATTCATGAAATTCTGGTGGGTCACTGACGTGAATTTCAAACGATATAGCACCATTGAATAGTCCTGAATCCCAGTTTCTTTGATAGACAAAGGAAGTGAATTCAATCTCAGCTGTTGCTATCCAAACTTTACTTTTTACATTATTTGTCCTATCGTGTTCTGATAGGTATGGAAGCCATTTAAAAAGTGCCATGGAGTAAGAGTCTCCATAGTTCACCACTACATTAGCCTTGCTGCTCATTATTTTGTCACGTAGTTTTGCCCCCTGTTGTAGCATGTCATCAAATTCAGAGATGAAACTAAAAGTGGGAATTCTTTCTGTGAAGGCAAAACAGATGccattttgagaaaacaattgaaCTACTGTATGCACAAATCTTTCCCCATTGTCATTGTCCACTGCAATGACCCCAATCCATGTCCActtgaaatgcagaaataaagagatAGTTCCCTGATATTGAAGGTCTTCCTGGGGTGTCAACTGGTAGAAGGGAAGCCCTGGGGTTTTATCATTCATCACTGGAGCAGAGCCATAAATAAGCTAAAGAGGAAATGGAAGAAGGGGAGAGACAAAATATATTTTCCAGAGTTGTTTTTCAAACTATTCATGTACATTATATGATGAATTCTGTTGGCTGCATGCTGTCTTTCACTTATACAAAATACACACATTCATATGATCTGAAAACTGGGATCATTTCCCATTCCTGCTTGTTAAGCATTTGATCTGATGAGTGGGGACAGGCActgtgtcatttatttatttatttatttatttagatttttgtGAGTCATTGCTGACTTTGGTAGGTCTTGGGGGTTGAATAAAATTGATGGGACGGGCACATCAGGCCCCAGTAGGAGAATTAGCTACCCGTGCATTggattttatttagttttgtcAGAATTGTAAGTTGGGGGTTCATTTTTCTagatcttcttctttcttcttcacaATGCACAGATCCCAGCCCAGAGCAAAACTGAGATTTCTGCCTCCCTTTTCCACAATTCCTCACACTTTTTTCTGAAAACATATTTCAATTGTGAACCACCTGCTCACTACTACTACTCCTTTCCACCAAAGCTTGATTGTTTTTGCTACTTAGCACAACTTCATTATGTGTTTAATTTTCCCCAAACCCATTACTTTTGGGGGATGGCGtagtgaggagagagaaggatTTTAGTGCCAGTTACCTGTGTGTTTGAATCCTGaaagctccacacacacacacacacacacacacacagagagagagagagagagagagagagagagagagagagagagagagactgaatgcACATGCCTTACTCACTAAGTAGAAAATACTGAATACCCAAACATAGGTGGTAAGGTAGAAGTCCATTATCCCAACAGTGGACTTTGGGATATCATTCTCCTGGAAAGGGGAGGGAGCTGAAATATAGAATGAATTATTCTCCCCTCCCATGCAAATTGACTGCAAAGCAGTGTTTTCATTAAAGTGCACAGTAGAAATGAAAGGGTGGATACCAGAAAGCTCCCTCTCCGACAAGGAATGCTAGGGATAACAAGGTCCTTGCTGGAGTGGGGGACATACATCCTGAATTGGTGCTGGGAACCTAGCCTCTTCTTTTCCTCTATGCATTCTAGTAGAAGTATTGCACATAAGtgtcctacctgtggaatcttataGATATCCAAAATTGTTGCCACATAAAAGGAAATTTCAGAGTCAAGTCCCCCAATAACTCCTGTCAGATTATTTTCAATATCACATACATAGTTGGGGACACATTTCTCCAGTTTGGATAAAAGTATCAGTGTGGCAAGATACGTCTTCCTTGCATTAgtatagctgtcatagatgtggaagcccAAGGTGATATTGGGTAAAATGTGGGAGCATCCATTGATCTCCTTAACTGCAAATGTCATcgccaggatgtgctggtaagCCTTGGGCACCACCCTAGAATGAGAGTTGCAGATTGTTTTAGAAGTATCTTCAACACTTGGAACATTTAAATGTCTACTAAGAAATTAATCATATTGAGTTCAGCTATACACCCCTACCTAGAACTAAACCTAAAAGAGCACAATGGAATTTACTTTCCATTGTGGGATCAGTATATTTTCACTGGATTCCAAATTTCTTGGTATATATCCCATAAATGGGAGCTTCTGTGTTATTCCCTTTATTCACAGCTGATTCATGTGAGTTTTCAGATCAGTATGGTTTATTTAAATCAAAGATAACTGAGTTGACATTTGCAGCATCAGCCATTGTTCTGAAGTTGCTGCTATGGGATTGATCATGAGAGGCTGAGTCCTTACACAAGTTCTTCAGGCAGTACTGGTGGAGgttcctccatgaattttgctGAAGTGGATAAGAAGCCACCATGGGAAACAATGCCACCGATGATGAAATCTCCTGGCTGATGATATATGTGAAGTGGACGATGAGGTCCTTGGAGCCTGCATTTTGCAATGTGAGCCTGACATACCATGTAAGGATACAGTTCCAGCAGCAAGATTACTAAAGCTACCATCCTTAATACAATACAATCTTTATTCTACACATAAACGACTATTTTTCTGGCAATACTATGAGTAGCAGATCCAAGATGAAAATTGTCTCATTTGAACGGTAATTTAGTTTTCTGAGATGCTGCAATTTGGGCGTCTCCAAGCTCATACCTGTGGATACCAGATCCTATCTACAGTATTCTAATTAGATTTATAGTATTTTTTGACAGTTATAACTGAAAATCCACAATGATTTTTGAGAAGCAGCAGATTTAATTATAGTTCTCTTAATAATCAAACAGGAAAGTAGTTATTCATTAAGTGCTAGGTATTCCCTGGGGAAATGCTGGAGAAAATGTGTTTGTCACATATTCAGAACTGTCATTTTTGAATTCTCTTTGGTTAGATAATAAGGGaccagtggtgtagtggtgaatTTTGAAGTCAGGAGCTCATCATAACAAACCCTGTAGCCAACTGGGACTCCAAAATGTAGTATGGTGGAGTTAGCATCTTGGAAATTGCCTGAGGAGACCTGGATCTATATCCCTGATCAGCCATGTTTCATGACTACAATCCTATGTACAATACTTAACTTGGGAGTAATATCTATTGATTTCTTGCATTCTTGTTCAACTCACAGATTAAGAAGAAGTACCTCCAGTACCTCTAGTCAAAATGAAGTCAGGAAGCCTCTGTTTCAAATCCTTGCCATAGTAACTAATGCTGGGTTAGCTGGTCCAA is a genomic window containing:
- the LOC117057806 gene encoding vomeronasal type-2 receptor 26-like, translated to MVALVILLLELYPYMVCQAHIAKCRLQGPHRPLHIYHQPGDFIIGGIVSHGGFLSTSAKFMEEPPPVLPEELVVVPKAYQHILAMTFAVKEINGCSHILPNITLGFHIYDSYTNARKTYLATLILLSKLEKCVPNYVCDIENNLTGVIGGLDSEISFYVATILDIYKIPQLIYGSAPVMNDKTPGLPFYQLTPQEDLQYQGTISLFLHFKWTWIGVIAVDNDNGERFVHTVVQLFSQNGICFAFTERIPTFSFISEFDDMLQQGAKLRDKIMSSKANVVVNYGDSYSMALFKWLPYLSEHDRTNNVKSKVWIATAEIEFTSFVYQRNWDSGLFNGAISFEIHVSDPPEFHEYVEHRNPSNTDGDGFIRDFWQHAFDCVFPNITADQVEGNICTGEERLENLPGSFFEMSMTGHSYTIYSAVYAMAHALHAMSTSRHRHRGMAYGERVKNQNQRFWQLHHFLRSISFNNTAGDVVSFNKNGEVASSLDIINWIIFSNQSFHRVRIGRIVPVVPADQAFTIDKDAITWHRWFNQACPLSACTESCQPGSSKKVKEGKPFCCYDCILCPEGKISNQEDMNDCTKCSDENYPSKERDICIPKGISFLSYEEPLGISLAIFALSFAFITTLVLGTFLKNHKTPIVKANNQNITYTLLVTLLLCFLCALLFIGQPRKMTCLLQQAAFGTIFSVAVSCVLAKTVTVILAFTATKPGSRMRMWVGRWLANSIVISCSFIQAGICTLWLAISPPFPDVDKHSMPEEIILECNVGTVVMFYCVLSYMGLLAIISFTVAFLARKLPDIFNEAKFITFSMLVFCSVWLSFVPSYLSTKGKYTVAVEIFSILASSAGLLGCIFSPKCYIILLRPELNNREQIISINKMKH